A genome region from Engraulis encrasicolus isolate BLACKSEA-1 chromosome 6, IST_EnEncr_1.0, whole genome shotgun sequence includes the following:
- the fcho1 gene encoding f-BAR domain only protein 1 isoform X1: protein MAAFKNSFWGEKNAGFDVLYHNMKHGQIATKELAEFVRERAAIEETYSKSMSKLAKMASNGSPLGTFAPMWDVFRVSSDKLALCHLELMRKMNDLIRDINKYGDEQVKVHRKTKEEVVGTLEAVQALQVQSGHLQKARETHQARSLDMDRLRKESAPLKEQEKAELKWKKAAEHFAGAVEKYNRVGGDFQHKMTESAQKFQDIEEAHLRQMKQLLKGYSHSIEDTHVQVGQVHEEFKQNLENIGIENLIQKFTDQKGTGKEKPAPVCLEECLSSVTADIGKKSRAKAFRIPGLGKRDKEPDSTDSAVTDAPNSPLDVDEEGFVIRADGNQNGCGEEKESNFYSSDSDFDDDEPKKFNIQIRPVASGSRGNAAAHEMELKATVGALTLPPNTGVSVKRHLSRNSSTTGGRSEGEGEAGPHREGEPRGLRRSTSSPDPSRLVSVASAPDSLFGPPLEMAFKSSSFGGHEQLQNAFAVSEYAAFSSDSSSPENVEDSGLDSPSHQPAGPSPEPSGWPPAWPPVAVAPSAAQHGNNNSNKDPSSMSSSLRRPTDPFLSAFRDPSPGRPPLTPDEVSASVWGGVGVGGGVSVSLHSPCGVTPELEGSAFKFPPFPHSNAAAPAPHQHQHQHQHQNLHQHQHQHQNLHQHHQQHQDMVEASVWSCKHLPPEQDPFLAVFDRPPGHQEALAPPPPRQDAWVPVSAPAPAPAPAPPVPPPAPHSLHQSRRSLGGPPDPFLSAMSKDQTTKTLPLPPPTSSSTSSSAASSRKDRRRDRSLPPPLQPPLDNPFAITMIGSPTHQASLAAAAAAASAVSSSTAMMSQGSGVSSNNNKPPPAIPPPTTTHHKAPSTNPPSQPPNPTASQPKKELHHWGSVHNPFSCPGTQEGGAPGGPEANSNNRGAPKQRAGGEDEPRRNGPPLTRHSGPQEDLCFSTDKDEDCLDVDVVPQPPCSSRGPQHTGGQLSFRQDSSELLVAPPPHRIRSKRNSGQLGGCERSRSLCSSPLPDPSPPTLNSSSSSSPSDWGGQTRAPSPARVGLSRGPSPISVSPQEAWPVATAITEYINAYFKGGQHNRCLVKITGDLTMSFPAGITRLFSANPNAPVLSFRLLNISRLDHFLPNQKLLYSDPSQSDPDFRDFWFNMQALTFHLQREAELNPQASYYNLGLLKYQVSSQDPGRAPLLLSAECQRSGTVTRVSLDYHCCPATAPATQLTGVQVLLPLDHTATDLQCQPAATWNAEERRLLWKLPNLSPTNHSKGSGTLCASWQCLEAPRGPPPSLAVQFVGSGASLSGMEVELVATQYRMSLVKKRFATGKYMAGCSL from the exons tACTTTTGCTCCGATGTGGGATGTGTTCCGCGTGTCTTCTGACAAGTTGGCTCTGTGTCACCTGGAGCTGATGAGGAAGATGAACGATCTGATCCGAGACATCAACAAGTACGGAGACGAGCAGGTCAAAGTTCACCGCAAG accaaggaggaggtggtggggacgCTGGAGGCTGTGCAGGCTCTTCAGGTGCAGAGTGGTCATCTGCAGAAGGCCAGAGAGACGCACCAGGCACGCTCACTAGACATGGACCGCCTACGCAAGGAGAGCGCACCACTCAAGGAACAGGagaag GCAGAGCTGAAGTGGAAGAAGGCTGCAGAGCACTTTGCGGGTGCGGTGGAGAAGTATAACCGCGTAGGAGGAGACTTCCAACACAAGATGACCGAGTCAGCACAG AAGTTTCAGGATATAGAGGAGGCCCATCTGAGGCAGATGAAGCAGCTGCTTAAGGGCTACTCCCATTCCATTGAGGACACACATGTACAAGTGGgacag GTTCATGAGGAGTTCAAGCAGAACTTGGAGAATATTGGCATTGAGAACCTCATCCAGAAGTTCACGGACCAAAAGGGGACAGGCAAGGAGAAGCCAG CTCCAGTGTGTCTTGAAGAGTGCCTGTCGTCTGTCACTGCTGACATTGGGAAGAAGAGTAGAGCCAAGGCCTTCCGCATCCCAGGGCTCGGCAAGAGAGACAAGGAGCCTGACTCCAC GGATTCAGCTGTCACTGACGCACCG aactCTCCTCTAGATGTGGATGAGGAGGGGTTTGTGATCCGAGCGGACGGCAACCAGAATG gctgtggagaggagaaggagtccAACTTCTACTCCAGCGACTCTGACTTCGACGACGACGAGCCCAAGAAGTTCAACATCCAGATCCGACCGGTGGCCAGCGGTAGCCGTGGCAACGCAGCCGCCCACGAGATGGAGCTCAAGGCCACGGTGGGGGCACTCACCCTGCCCCCCAACACAGGG GTGTCAGTGAAGCGGCATCTCTCTC GGAACTCTAGCACGACAGGTGGCCGCtcggagggagaaggggaggcgGGGCCACACAGGG agGGGGAGCCGAGAGGACTTCGCAGATCCACCTCCAGCCCAGACCCCAGCAG gctggTCTCCGTGGCGTCTGCTCCTGACTCCCTGTTCGGTCCTCCTCTGGAGATGGCCTTCAAGTCCAGCAGCTTCGGGGGCCATGAGCAGCTCCAGAACGCCTTCGCCGTGTCCGAAT ACGCTGCCTTCTCGTCGGACTCCTCCTCCCCAGAGAACGTGGAGGACTCGGGCCTGGACTCGCCGTCCCATCAGCCCGCGGGGCCGTCCCCGGAGCCCAGCGGTTGGCCCCCCGCCTGGCCTCCTGTGGCGGTGGCGCCCTCTGCTGCTCAGCACggtaacaacaacagcaataaggACCCCTCGTCCATGTCCTCGTCCCTGCGCCGACCCACGGACCCCTTCCTGTCCGCCTTCCGAGACCCCTCCCCCGGCCGGCCCCCCCTCACCCCGGACGAGGTGTCGGCCAGCGTTTGGGGAGGTGTTGGGGTGGGAGGAGGTGTGTCCGTGTCGCTGCACTCCCCCTGCGGCGTGACACCCGAGCTGGAGGGCAGTGCCTTCAAATTCCCGCCGTTCCCTCACTCCAACGCTGCTGCCCCCGCACCgcaccagcaccaacaccaacaccaacaccagaacctacaccaacaccaacaccaacaccagaacctacaccaacaccaccagcagcaccaggacATGGTGGAGGCGTCCGTGTGGAGCTGTAAGCACCTGCCCCCTGAACAGGATCCCTTCCTGGCTGTGTTCGACAGACCTCCAGGCCACCAGGAGGCGCTGGCTCCCCCTCCACCGCGGCAGGATGCCTGGGTGCCCGTCTccgcccctgctcctgctcctgctcctgctcctcctgttcctcctcccgcTCCTCACTCCCTCCACCAGTCTCGCAGGAGTCTCGGCGGCCCACCAGACCCCTTCTTATCCGCCATGAGCAAGGACCAGACCACCAagacccttcctcttcctccccccacctcctcctccacctcctcttccgcCGCCTCCTCTCGTAAGGACAGGAGGCGAGACCGgagcctccctccccccctccagcCCCCATTGGACAACCCCTTCGCCATCACCATGATTGGCAGTCCCACGCACCAGGCGTCACTGGCGGCGGCGGCCGCTGCAGCATCAGCGGTGTCATCGTCAACGGCCATGATGTCACAGGGTTCCGGCGTCAGCAGTAATAACAATAAGCCCCCTCCTGCCATCccgccacccaccaccacccaccacaagGCCCCCAGCACCAACCCCCCCAGCCAGCCCCCCAACCCCACCGCCAGCCAGCCCAAGAAGGAGCTTCATCACTGGGGCTCGGTGCACAACCCCTTCAGCTGCCCAGGGACCCAGGAAGGGGGGGCGCCGGGGGGCCCCGAGGCCAACAGCAACAACAGGGGGGCCCCCAAACAGCGAGCAGGCGGCGAGGATGAGCCGCGCCGTAACGGGCCGCCCCTCACACGGCATTCTGGGCCGCAGGAGGACCTGTGCTTCTCCACGGATAAGGACGAGGACTGTCTGGACGTGGACGTGGTACCCCAACCCCCGTGCAGCAGCCGTGGCCCtcagcacacag gtgggCAGCTGAGTTTCAGGCAGGACAGTTCTGAGCTCCTGGTGGCTCCTCCTCCGCACCGCATTCGCTCCAAGAGGAACTCCGGTCAGCTGGGAGGCTGCGAGCGT tccaggtctctatgctcctctcctctgccggaCCCCAGCCCCCCTACCCTCAACTCCTCGTCCTCCTCGAGCCCCAGCGACTGGGGAGGCCAGACCCGAGCCCCTAGCCCAGCCAGAG tgGGTCTGTCTCGGGGCCCCTCCCCCATCTCAGTCAGCCCCCAGGAGGCGTGGCCTGTAGCCACCGCGATCACGGAATACATCAATGCCTACTTCAAAGGAGGACAgcacaacag gtgcctGGTAAAGATCACGGGGGATCTGACGATGTCATTTCCTGCTGGCATCACGCGTCTCTTCTCAGCCAATCCCAACGCTCCGGTGCTCAGCTTCCGCCTCCTCAACATCTCACGCCTAGATCACTTCCTGCCCAACCAGAAACTACTctatag TGACCCGTCTCAGAGTGACCCGGACTTCCGGGACTTCTGGTTCAACATGCAGGCGTTGACCTTTCACCTGCAGCGAGAGGCGGAGCTTAACCCCCAGGCCTCCTACTACAACCTGGGGCTGCTCAAGTACCAG GTGTCGTCTCAGGACCCGGGTCGCGCCCCCCTGCTGCTGTCGGCTGAGTGTCAGCGTAGTGGCACGGTGACGCGCGTCTCCCTCGACTACCACTGTTGCCCGGCGACCGCCCCCGCCACACAGCTGACTGGCGTCCAAGTTCTACTGCCACTAGACCACACAGCTACCGACCTGCAGTGCCAACCAGCGgcaacatg GAATGCAGAGGAGAGACGTCTGCTGTGGAAACTGCCCAACCTCTCACCCACCAATCACAGCAAAG GCTCCGGCACGCTGTGTGCTAGTTGGCAGTGTCTTGAGGCCCCCCGGGGGCCGCCCCCCAGCCTGGCCGTGCAGTTCGTGGGCAGCGgcgcctctctgtctggcatggagGTGGAACTGGTGGCTACGCAGTACCGCATGTCTCTGGTCAAGAAGCGCTTCGCCACAg GAAAATACATGGCAGGCTGCTCCTTGTGA
- the fcho1 gene encoding f-BAR domain only protein 1 isoform X2: MKHGQIATKELAEFVRERAAIEETYSKSMSKLAKMASNGSPLGTFAPMWDVFRVSSDKLALCHLELMRKMNDLIRDINKYGDEQVKVHRKTKEEVVGTLEAVQALQVQSGHLQKARETHQARSLDMDRLRKESAPLKEQEKAELKWKKAAEHFAGAVEKYNRVGGDFQHKMTESAQKFQDIEEAHLRQMKQLLKGYSHSIEDTHVQVGQVHEEFKQNLENIGIENLIQKFTDQKGTGKEKPAPVCLEECLSSVTADIGKKSRAKAFRIPGLGKRDKEPDSTDSAVTDAPNSPLDVDEEGFVIRADGNQNGCGEEKESNFYSSDSDFDDDEPKKFNIQIRPVASGSRGNAAAHEMELKATVGALTLPPNTGVSVKRHLSRNSSTTGGRSEGEGEAGPHREGEPRGLRRSTSSPDPSRLVSVASAPDSLFGPPLEMAFKSSSFGGHEQLQNAFAVSEYAAFSSDSSSPENVEDSGLDSPSHQPAGPSPEPSGWPPAWPPVAVAPSAAQHGNNNSNKDPSSMSSSLRRPTDPFLSAFRDPSPGRPPLTPDEVSASVWGGVGVGGGVSVSLHSPCGVTPELEGSAFKFPPFPHSNAAAPAPHQHQHQHQHQNLHQHQHQHQNLHQHHQQHQDMVEASVWSCKHLPPEQDPFLAVFDRPPGHQEALAPPPPRQDAWVPVSAPAPAPAPAPPVPPPAPHSLHQSRRSLGGPPDPFLSAMSKDQTTKTLPLPPPTSSSTSSSAASSRKDRRRDRSLPPPLQPPLDNPFAITMIGSPTHQASLAAAAAAASAVSSSTAMMSQGSGVSSNNNKPPPAIPPPTTTHHKAPSTNPPSQPPNPTASQPKKELHHWGSVHNPFSCPGTQEGGAPGGPEANSNNRGAPKQRAGGEDEPRRNGPPLTRHSGPQEDLCFSTDKDEDCLDVDVVPQPPCSSRGPQHTGGQLSFRQDSSELLVAPPPHRIRSKRNSGQLGGCERSRSLCSSPLPDPSPPTLNSSSSSSPSDWGGQTRAPSPARVGLSRGPSPISVSPQEAWPVATAITEYINAYFKGGQHNRCLVKITGDLTMSFPAGITRLFSANPNAPVLSFRLLNISRLDHFLPNQKLLYSDPSQSDPDFRDFWFNMQALTFHLQREAELNPQASYYNLGLLKYQVSSQDPGRAPLLLSAECQRSGTVTRVSLDYHCCPATAPATQLTGVQVLLPLDHTATDLQCQPAATWNAEERRLLWKLPNLSPTNHSKGSGTLCASWQCLEAPRGPPPSLAVQFVGSGASLSGMEVELVATQYRMSLVKKRFATGKYMAGCSL, translated from the exons tACTTTTGCTCCGATGTGGGATGTGTTCCGCGTGTCTTCTGACAAGTTGGCTCTGTGTCACCTGGAGCTGATGAGGAAGATGAACGATCTGATCCGAGACATCAACAAGTACGGAGACGAGCAGGTCAAAGTTCACCGCAAG accaaggaggaggtggtggggacgCTGGAGGCTGTGCAGGCTCTTCAGGTGCAGAGTGGTCATCTGCAGAAGGCCAGAGAGACGCACCAGGCACGCTCACTAGACATGGACCGCCTACGCAAGGAGAGCGCACCACTCAAGGAACAGGagaag GCAGAGCTGAAGTGGAAGAAGGCTGCAGAGCACTTTGCGGGTGCGGTGGAGAAGTATAACCGCGTAGGAGGAGACTTCCAACACAAGATGACCGAGTCAGCACAG AAGTTTCAGGATATAGAGGAGGCCCATCTGAGGCAGATGAAGCAGCTGCTTAAGGGCTACTCCCATTCCATTGAGGACACACATGTACAAGTGGgacag GTTCATGAGGAGTTCAAGCAGAACTTGGAGAATATTGGCATTGAGAACCTCATCCAGAAGTTCACGGACCAAAAGGGGACAGGCAAGGAGAAGCCAG CTCCAGTGTGTCTTGAAGAGTGCCTGTCGTCTGTCACTGCTGACATTGGGAAGAAGAGTAGAGCCAAGGCCTTCCGCATCCCAGGGCTCGGCAAGAGAGACAAGGAGCCTGACTCCAC GGATTCAGCTGTCACTGACGCACCG aactCTCCTCTAGATGTGGATGAGGAGGGGTTTGTGATCCGAGCGGACGGCAACCAGAATG gctgtggagaggagaaggagtccAACTTCTACTCCAGCGACTCTGACTTCGACGACGACGAGCCCAAGAAGTTCAACATCCAGATCCGACCGGTGGCCAGCGGTAGCCGTGGCAACGCAGCCGCCCACGAGATGGAGCTCAAGGCCACGGTGGGGGCACTCACCCTGCCCCCCAACACAGGG GTGTCAGTGAAGCGGCATCTCTCTC GGAACTCTAGCACGACAGGTGGCCGCtcggagggagaaggggaggcgGGGCCACACAGGG agGGGGAGCCGAGAGGACTTCGCAGATCCACCTCCAGCCCAGACCCCAGCAG gctggTCTCCGTGGCGTCTGCTCCTGACTCCCTGTTCGGTCCTCCTCTGGAGATGGCCTTCAAGTCCAGCAGCTTCGGGGGCCATGAGCAGCTCCAGAACGCCTTCGCCGTGTCCGAAT ACGCTGCCTTCTCGTCGGACTCCTCCTCCCCAGAGAACGTGGAGGACTCGGGCCTGGACTCGCCGTCCCATCAGCCCGCGGGGCCGTCCCCGGAGCCCAGCGGTTGGCCCCCCGCCTGGCCTCCTGTGGCGGTGGCGCCCTCTGCTGCTCAGCACggtaacaacaacagcaataaggACCCCTCGTCCATGTCCTCGTCCCTGCGCCGACCCACGGACCCCTTCCTGTCCGCCTTCCGAGACCCCTCCCCCGGCCGGCCCCCCCTCACCCCGGACGAGGTGTCGGCCAGCGTTTGGGGAGGTGTTGGGGTGGGAGGAGGTGTGTCCGTGTCGCTGCACTCCCCCTGCGGCGTGACACCCGAGCTGGAGGGCAGTGCCTTCAAATTCCCGCCGTTCCCTCACTCCAACGCTGCTGCCCCCGCACCgcaccagcaccaacaccaacaccaacaccagaacctacaccaacaccaacaccaacaccagaacctacaccaacaccaccagcagcaccaggacATGGTGGAGGCGTCCGTGTGGAGCTGTAAGCACCTGCCCCCTGAACAGGATCCCTTCCTGGCTGTGTTCGACAGACCTCCAGGCCACCAGGAGGCGCTGGCTCCCCCTCCACCGCGGCAGGATGCCTGGGTGCCCGTCTccgcccctgctcctgctcctgctcctgctcctcctgttcctcctcccgcTCCTCACTCCCTCCACCAGTCTCGCAGGAGTCTCGGCGGCCCACCAGACCCCTTCTTATCCGCCATGAGCAAGGACCAGACCACCAagacccttcctcttcctccccccacctcctcctccacctcctcttccgcCGCCTCCTCTCGTAAGGACAGGAGGCGAGACCGgagcctccctccccccctccagcCCCCATTGGACAACCCCTTCGCCATCACCATGATTGGCAGTCCCACGCACCAGGCGTCACTGGCGGCGGCGGCCGCTGCAGCATCAGCGGTGTCATCGTCAACGGCCATGATGTCACAGGGTTCCGGCGTCAGCAGTAATAACAATAAGCCCCCTCCTGCCATCccgccacccaccaccacccaccacaagGCCCCCAGCACCAACCCCCCCAGCCAGCCCCCCAACCCCACCGCCAGCCAGCCCAAGAAGGAGCTTCATCACTGGGGCTCGGTGCACAACCCCTTCAGCTGCCCAGGGACCCAGGAAGGGGGGGCGCCGGGGGGCCCCGAGGCCAACAGCAACAACAGGGGGGCCCCCAAACAGCGAGCAGGCGGCGAGGATGAGCCGCGCCGTAACGGGCCGCCCCTCACACGGCATTCTGGGCCGCAGGAGGACCTGTGCTTCTCCACGGATAAGGACGAGGACTGTCTGGACGTGGACGTGGTACCCCAACCCCCGTGCAGCAGCCGTGGCCCtcagcacacag gtgggCAGCTGAGTTTCAGGCAGGACAGTTCTGAGCTCCTGGTGGCTCCTCCTCCGCACCGCATTCGCTCCAAGAGGAACTCCGGTCAGCTGGGAGGCTGCGAGCGT tccaggtctctatgctcctctcctctgccggaCCCCAGCCCCCCTACCCTCAACTCCTCGTCCTCCTCGAGCCCCAGCGACTGGGGAGGCCAGACCCGAGCCCCTAGCCCAGCCAGAG tgGGTCTGTCTCGGGGCCCCTCCCCCATCTCAGTCAGCCCCCAGGAGGCGTGGCCTGTAGCCACCGCGATCACGGAATACATCAATGCCTACTTCAAAGGAGGACAgcacaacag gtgcctGGTAAAGATCACGGGGGATCTGACGATGTCATTTCCTGCTGGCATCACGCGTCTCTTCTCAGCCAATCCCAACGCTCCGGTGCTCAGCTTCCGCCTCCTCAACATCTCACGCCTAGATCACTTCCTGCCCAACCAGAAACTACTctatag TGACCCGTCTCAGAGTGACCCGGACTTCCGGGACTTCTGGTTCAACATGCAGGCGTTGACCTTTCACCTGCAGCGAGAGGCGGAGCTTAACCCCCAGGCCTCCTACTACAACCTGGGGCTGCTCAAGTACCAG GTGTCGTCTCAGGACCCGGGTCGCGCCCCCCTGCTGCTGTCGGCTGAGTGTCAGCGTAGTGGCACGGTGACGCGCGTCTCCCTCGACTACCACTGTTGCCCGGCGACCGCCCCCGCCACACAGCTGACTGGCGTCCAAGTTCTACTGCCACTAGACCACACAGCTACCGACCTGCAGTGCCAACCAGCGgcaacatg GAATGCAGAGGAGAGACGTCTGCTGTGGAAACTGCCCAACCTCTCACCCACCAATCACAGCAAAG GCTCCGGCACGCTGTGTGCTAGTTGGCAGTGTCTTGAGGCCCCCCGGGGGCCGCCCCCCAGCCTGGCCGTGCAGTTCGTGGGCAGCGgcgcctctctgtctggcatggagGTGGAACTGGTGGCTACGCAGTACCGCATGTCTCTGGTCAAGAAGCGCTTCGCCACAg GAAAATACATGGCAGGCTGCTCCTTGTGA